The Rhodopseudomonas palustris genome window below encodes:
- a CDS encoding PLP-dependent aminotransferase family protein translates to MARTPNGGAIASSDAAALGKDELFWGALFRGLNRGGSFLQLQIRQIIVTAIEDGRLPLGMKMPSSRDLATVLKVSRNTVVIAYEQLVDQNFLVSRQRSGYFVAGLPKKFATETPGLAEVTSRGDEHWADRFAVRPSAHRNIVKPLDWQTHPYPFIFGQFDPSLFPTNDWRESARAALSVPEINNWARDLIDGDDPALIEQLQLQVLPRRGIHARADEIMMTIGAQHALYLIATLFINGQTKVGIEEPGYPDARNIFRMLTPNVVPLSVDGEGLVPDATFQSCALAYVTASHQCPTAVTMPLPRRVELLKAAAAGDVVVVEDDYEGELMPETATLPPLKSLDRASNVLYVGSLSKALAPGLRLGYVVAPAPVIRELRALRRLMLRHPPLNNQRVAALFIGLGHYRAHLAQVGRVLLERAKLLDQLLPKHLPSCSFSRGPGSTNFWVTCPTSIDATALAEAALEQGVVIEPGAVFSMDETASRHCFRLGFSSIRTDRIEVGIERLGKVLAKQLEG, encoded by the coding sequence GTGGCACGCACGCCTAACGGCGGTGCAATTGCCTCTTCAGATGCCGCCGCATTAGGCAAAGACGAGTTATTCTGGGGCGCGTTGTTTCGCGGCCTCAACCGCGGCGGCTCTTTCCTGCAATTGCAGATTCGCCAGATCATCGTGACGGCGATCGAGGATGGCCGGCTGCCGCTCGGCATGAAGATGCCGTCCAGCCGCGACCTCGCCACCGTGCTGAAGGTGTCACGTAACACTGTGGTGATCGCTTACGAGCAGCTCGTTGATCAGAACTTTCTGGTCTCGCGGCAGCGCAGCGGTTACTTCGTCGCCGGCCTGCCGAAGAAATTCGCCACCGAAACGCCCGGCCTCGCCGAGGTCACCAGCCGCGGTGACGAACACTGGGCCGATCGCTTCGCGGTGAGGCCATCGGCGCATCGCAACATCGTCAAGCCGCTCGACTGGCAAACGCATCCCTACCCGTTCATCTTCGGGCAGTTCGATCCGAGTCTGTTTCCGACCAACGACTGGCGCGAAAGCGCCCGTGCCGCACTCAGCGTTCCGGAAATCAACAACTGGGCCCGCGACCTGATCGACGGTGACGATCCGGCGCTGATCGAGCAACTGCAGCTACAGGTGCTGCCGCGCCGCGGCATCCACGCCCGCGCCGACGAGATCATGATGACGATCGGGGCTCAGCACGCGCTGTATCTGATCGCGACGCTGTTCATCAACGGCCAGACCAAGGTCGGCATCGAAGAGCCGGGCTATCCGGACGCCCGCAACATTTTCCGGATGCTGACGCCCAACGTGGTGCCGCTTTCCGTCGATGGCGAAGGGCTGGTGCCGGACGCGACTTTCCAGAGCTGCGCGCTGGCCTATGTCACCGCCAGTCATCAGTGCCCAACCGCCGTGACGATGCCGCTGCCGCGCCGCGTCGAACTGTTGAAGGCCGCCGCGGCGGGCGACGTGGTGGTGGTCGAGGACGATTACGAAGGCGAGCTGATGCCGGAGACGGCGACGCTGCCGCCGCTGAAGAGCCTCGATCGCGCCAGCAACGTGCTCTATGTCGGCAGCCTGTCGAAGGCGCTGGCCCCTGGGCTGCGGCTCGGTTACGTCGTCGCTCCCGCCCCGGTGATCCGCGAACTGCGCGCGCTGCGCCGGCTGATGCTGCGGCATCCTCCGCTCAACAATCAGCGCGTCGCCGCGCTTTTCATCGGCCTCGGCCACTATCGGGCGCATCTCGCCCAGGTCGGCCGCGTGCTGCTGGAACGCGCCAAACTGCTGGACCAGCTGCTGCCCAAGCATCTGCCGAGCTGCAGCTTCTCACGCGGTCCAGGCTCGACCAATTTCTGGGTGACCTGCCCGACTTCGATCGACGCCACCGCTCTGGCCGAAGCTGCGCTCGAACAGGGCGTCGTGATCGAGCCCGGCGCCGTATTCTCGATGGACGAAACCGCGAGCCGGCACTGCTTCCGGCTCGGCTTCTCCTCGATCCGCACCGACCGCATCGAGGTCGGCATCGAGCGGCTCGGCAAGGTGCTGGCGAAGCAGCTCGAGGGCTGA